One Mycolicibacterium pulveris genomic region harbors:
- a CDS encoding class I adenylate-forming enzyme family protein, protein MSLADLLADLPDTAVHTLAVDVSRAELSASADRLGVLLTDAGLSGGQVVAAMLPNEATTVAALFGAWRAGAVYTPLNPRAADAELAIQLETLTPVAVITTPELAERFTAFSVPVITGSNLAWTLTSSCQPPADTRRYDADVALLQFTSGTTGPPKPVPLRHSTVLDLIDRLLAKLRGAKGASRKDNRAPMPNLVPLSLSLWAGIYQVLFAFRAGSGVVLMDRFSPADFAALVKRHQLRSTVLPPAALTMVLHDEAVTDLSPLRIVRSITAPLSPVQAGRFRDKFGVIVLNSYGQTELGGEVVGWSAADAREWGETKLGSVGRPLPGIDVKIVDDEVMVRTPTTAARKIDPAFLDRLTDDGWFHTGDLGWFDEDGFLWLDGRVSDMINRGGLKVFPGAVEDVLLSADRVREAAVVGVPDERLGEVPWAFVVRADASLGEDELIAWCREHLTPYRVPVRVVFVDRLPRNDVGKVVKRELAALADV, encoded by the coding sequence GTGAGCCTCGCCGACCTGCTGGCCGATCTTCCCGACACCGCGGTGCACACGCTGGCGGTCGACGTGTCACGCGCCGAGCTGTCCGCGAGCGCCGACCGGCTGGGCGTCCTGCTCACCGACGCCGGCCTGAGCGGCGGTCAGGTGGTCGCGGCGATGCTTCCCAACGAGGCCACGACGGTCGCGGCGCTGTTCGGCGCCTGGCGTGCCGGTGCCGTGTACACACCGCTCAACCCGCGGGCCGCCGATGCGGAGCTGGCCATCCAGCTCGAGACCCTCACGCCGGTCGCGGTGATCACGACGCCCGAACTGGCCGAGAGGTTCACGGCGTTCTCGGTGCCCGTCATCACCGGATCGAACCTGGCGTGGACTCTGACGTCGTCCTGCCAACCGCCCGCAGACACACGTCGGTACGACGCCGACGTCGCTCTGCTGCAGTTCACGTCCGGGACCACCGGACCGCCGAAGCCGGTGCCGCTGCGCCACAGCACCGTGCTCGACCTGATCGACCGGTTGCTGGCCAAGCTGCGGGGCGCAAAAGGCGCCAGCCGCAAGGACAATCGGGCGCCGATGCCGAACCTGGTGCCGCTGTCGCTGTCCCTGTGGGCGGGTATCTACCAGGTACTGTTCGCCTTCCGGGCGGGCTCCGGCGTCGTGCTCATGGACCGGTTCTCCCCCGCGGACTTCGCGGCGCTGGTCAAGCGCCACCAGCTGCGCTCCACAGTCCTGCCTCCGGCGGCGTTGACCATGGTCCTGCACGACGAAGCGGTCACGGACCTGTCGCCACTGCGGATCGTCCGCTCCATCACCGCCCCCCTGTCTCCCGTGCAGGCCGGCAGGTTCCGCGACAAGTTCGGCGTGATCGTGCTGAATTCCTACGGACAAACCGAGCTCGGCGGAGAGGTCGTCGGATGGTCGGCCGCCGATGCCCGCGAGTGGGGCGAGACGAAGCTCGGTTCGGTCGGGCGTCCGCTGCCGGGTATCGACGTGAAGATCGTCGACGACGAGGTCATGGTCCGCACACCCACGACAGCGGCCCGCAAGATCGACCCCGCGTTCCTCGACCGACTCACCGACGACGGGTGGTTTCACACCGGCGACCTGGGCTGGTTCGACGAGGACGGTTTTCTCTGGCTCGACGGACGCGTGTCGGACATGATCAACCGCGGCGGGCTCAAGGTGTTCCCCGGCGCCGTCGAGGATGTGCTGCTGAGCGCCGACCGCGTGCGGGAGGCCGCGGTGGTGGGCGTGCCCGACGAGCGGCTCGGCGAAGTGCCGTGGGCCTTCGTCGTCCGTGCCGACGCTTCGCTCGGCGAGGACGAGCTGATCGCCTGGTGCCGTGAGCACCTGACGCCGTACCGCGTTCCGGTGCGTGTGGTCTTCGTCGATCGACTGCCGCGCAACGACGTCGGCAAGGTCGTCAAGCGCGAGCTCGCCGCGCTCGCCGACGTCTGA
- a CDS encoding enoyl-CoA hydratase/isomerase family protein: MTYQRLIVERRGPVGWIINNRPDRLNAYDARMREEFPKAWAELDADPDVRVIVHTGNGRAFQVGADVDDLDGEGVQQYREVMETLDLKLTGWHCNVGKPVITAVNGVCAGGGLHWVADADVVIAASDATFVDPHVSIGQVSALETIALMRKMPAEAVLRMALAGSHERLSAQRAYQLGMISQIVDPPDKLRDVAQELAEKIARNSPAAMRATKRALWGALEHGLTDACREGAKHLTSMWGHPDQDEGPQAFADKRTPNWRPLEADS, from the coding sequence GTGACCTACCAGAGATTGATCGTCGAGCGCCGCGGGCCGGTCGGCTGGATCATCAACAACCGGCCCGACCGGCTCAACGCGTACGACGCGCGGATGCGCGAGGAGTTCCCCAAGGCATGGGCGGAACTGGACGCCGACCCTGATGTGCGGGTCATCGTCCACACCGGCAACGGCAGGGCCTTTCAGGTGGGCGCCGACGTCGACGACCTCGACGGCGAAGGCGTGCAGCAGTATCGGGAGGTCATGGAAACCCTCGATCTGAAGTTGACGGGCTGGCACTGCAATGTGGGCAAGCCGGTCATCACCGCGGTCAACGGGGTGTGCGCGGGCGGTGGGCTGCACTGGGTCGCCGATGCCGACGTCGTCATCGCCGCCTCGGACGCCACCTTCGTCGACCCGCACGTCTCCATCGGCCAGGTCAGTGCCCTGGAGACGATCGCGTTGATGCGAAAGATGCCGGCCGAGGCGGTGTTACGGATGGCGCTGGCCGGCAGCCACGAACGCCTGAGCGCTCAACGCGCATACCAACTCGGCATGATCAGCCAGATCGTCGATCCGCCCGACAAGTTGCGCGACGTCGCGCAGGAGCTGGCCGAGAAGATCGCCAGGAACTCGCCCGCCGCGATGCGGGCCACCAAACGCGCGCTGTGGGGCGCTCTCGAGCACGGCCTGACCGACGCATGCCGCGAGGGCGCCAAACACCTCACGTCGATGTGGGGTCATCCCGACCAGGACGAGGGCCCACAGGCATTCGCCGACAAACGGACCCCAAATTGGCGGCCACTGGAGGCGGATTCGTGA
- a CDS encoding enoyl-CoA hydratase-related protein, giving the protein MSRLTAEQTGIQVAVGTDGVCRITIDLPDVGNSLSPLDRDALTDAFLSAAEDSSVRAVLLRATGDRHFCSGAGLGPHANQPAAEKRPGDIARMLQKGYQRLIAAVLDCDKPVVAAVKGAAAGAGFSLVLACDLVVMSTDAKLVPAFVQRGILPDSGAIYLLTRIVGLRKATELLMLGDPVDARTCERLSLVNRVVAPGEADAVAEELVGRLAAGPTVTLGLTKRLLSVSSESGRDRAFEQEAWAQEVVSRTADLQEGLRSFAERRRPNFQGR; this is encoded by the coding sequence GTGAGCCGGTTGACAGCAGAACAGACAGGGATCCAGGTCGCCGTCGGAACAGATGGCGTGTGCCGGATCACCATCGACCTGCCGGATGTCGGAAACTCGTTGTCGCCGTTGGATCGTGATGCGCTGACGGACGCGTTTCTCAGCGCCGCCGAAGACTCGTCGGTGCGGGCGGTGTTGTTGCGCGCGACCGGGGATCGGCACTTCTGCTCGGGTGCGGGATTGGGGCCGCATGCGAATCAGCCCGCGGCGGAGAAGAGGCCCGGCGACATCGCCCGGATGCTGCAGAAGGGTTACCAACGGCTGATTGCCGCGGTGCTCGATTGCGACAAGCCGGTCGTGGCGGCGGTCAAGGGCGCGGCGGCGGGTGCGGGTTTCAGCCTGGTGCTGGCCTGCGATCTGGTGGTGATGTCCACGGATGCGAAGCTGGTTCCGGCGTTCGTGCAGCGCGGCATACTGCCCGACTCGGGGGCGATATACCTGCTGACCAGGATCGTGGGGCTGCGTAAGGCCACCGAACTGCTCATGCTCGGCGATCCCGTCGACGCCCGGACATGTGAGCGACTCAGCCTGGTCAACCGCGTGGTCGCACCGGGCGAGGCCGACGCGGTCGCCGAGGAGCTGGTGGGACGGCTGGCCGCGGGTCCCACGGTGACGCTGGGGCTGACCAAACGCCTGTTGTCCGTGTCGTCGGAGTCCGGCCGCGACCGCGCCTTCGAGCAGGAGGCCTGGGCGCAGGAGGTGGTCTCACGCACCGCCGACCTGCAGGAGGGCTTGAGGTCCTTTGCCGAGCGTCGGCGTCCGAACTTTCAGGGCCGCTGA
- a CDS encoding hotdog family protein gives MTEPSTAGQITDEGLARLRATIGIAVPHPQPPHYRRPNEDTFRIVAESYGDANPLWSDPEYATKSVWGEAIAPPPLIGGDTLIGEDEITELSAEDRAATKGDPLRGVHAFYGGSAREWWAPLRANRRVFRRNALVAALDKSSEFAARAVHEWSAQVFRDDEGVLLGGQYRNMIRTERSKARGRKKYESVAIKTWTAEEIAEIDERYAREAPRGAEPRWWEDVTEGDEMGPLTKGPLTVTDMVCWHIGMGTGIYGVRPLRLAWRNRQRIPRFYTPNEQGVPDVQQRVHWEPSAAQNAGNPTTFDYGRMRETWLIHLCTDWMGDDAWLWKLDCEFRLFNYVGDLHTITGVVTRKYLAEGDRPAVDVDLAATNHRGEVTTPGHATILLPSRERGPVRLPDPPGGATNLSELLSAVSARFAGQ, from the coding sequence GTGACCGAGCCCTCTACAGCGGGCCAGATCACCGATGAGGGTCTGGCCAGGTTGCGCGCCACCATCGGCATCGCCGTGCCGCATCCCCAACCGCCGCACTACCGCCGCCCCAACGAGGACACGTTCCGGATCGTCGCGGAAAGCTACGGCGATGCCAACCCGCTGTGGTCGGATCCGGAGTACGCGACCAAATCGGTGTGGGGTGAGGCGATCGCACCGCCACCGCTGATCGGCGGCGACACCCTCATCGGTGAAGACGAGATCACCGAACTGTCCGCGGAGGACCGCGCGGCCACCAAGGGTGATCCGCTGCGCGGCGTGCACGCCTTCTACGGCGGGTCAGCGCGAGAGTGGTGGGCGCCGCTGCGTGCGAACCGTCGGGTCTTCCGGCGCAACGCCCTCGTCGCCGCACTCGACAAGAGCAGCGAGTTCGCCGCGCGCGCGGTGCACGAATGGTCGGCGCAGGTGTTCCGCGACGACGAAGGCGTCCTTCTCGGCGGTCAGTACCGGAACATGATCCGCACCGAGCGCAGCAAGGCCAGGGGCCGCAAGAAGTACGAGTCGGTGGCCATCAAGACGTGGACCGCCGAGGAGATCGCCGAGATCGACGAGCGGTACGCCCGCGAGGCGCCCAGGGGCGCGGAGCCGCGCTGGTGGGAGGACGTGACCGAGGGCGACGAGATGGGTCCGCTCACTAAGGGGCCGCTCACCGTCACCGACATGGTGTGCTGGCACATCGGCATGGGCACCGGCATCTATGGCGTGCGGCCGCTGAGGCTGGCCTGGCGCAACCGGCAACGGATTCCCCGGTTCTACACGCCCAACGAGCAGGGTGTCCCCGACGTCCAGCAGCGCGTGCACTGGGAGCCCAGCGCCGCCCAAAACGCCGGTAACCCAACGACGTTCGACTACGGACGGATGCGCGAGACCTGGCTGATTCATCTGTGCACCGACTGGATGGGCGATGACGCCTGGCTGTGGAAGCTGGACTGCGAGTTCCGGCTGTTCAACTACGTCGGCGACCTGCACACCATCACCGGCGTCGTGACGCGCAAGTACCTCGCCGAGGGCGACCGACCGGCGGTCGACGTGGACCTCGCGGCGACCAATCACCGCGGCGAGGTCACCACGCCGGGTCACGCCACGATCCTGCTGCCGAGCAGGGAACGCGGTCCTGTCCGGCTGCCCGATCCGCCGGGCGGGGCCACGAACCTCTCCGAACTGTTGTCGGCCGTCTCGGCCCGATTCGCCGGGCAGTGA
- a CDS encoding enoyl-CoA hydratase/isomerase family protein gives MSGYERLVVDKSDGVGWLILDRPDAGNAFDALMLDELEAAWTQLDTDPDVRVIVNTANGKAFCTGMDVVQVARDKQAMRKHSRRTRDAELKISSWHCDVWKPVIAAVNGVCAGGGLHLVADADIVIAAENASFVDPHVSVGQAVAYEAITLLRKSPMEAITRTTLSGKGERISAQRAYELGIISQVVPADQLRAEAGRLAAAVATNSPTAMRATKKALWHSLEVGLSEARNAAAETIRRLRDHPDHAEGARAWREKRPAHWHPLDPVEVS, from the coding sequence ATGAGCGGCTACGAGCGGTTGGTCGTCGACAAGTCCGACGGTGTCGGATGGCTGATCCTGGACCGTCCCGATGCCGGCAACGCGTTCGACGCGCTGATGCTCGACGAGCTCGAGGCCGCCTGGACCCAGCTGGACACCGATCCGGACGTGCGCGTCATCGTCAACACCGCCAACGGCAAGGCGTTCTGTACCGGGATGGACGTGGTGCAGGTCGCCAGGGACAAGCAGGCCATGCGCAAACACTCGCGCCGCACCCGGGATGCCGAGCTGAAGATCTCGTCGTGGCACTGTGACGTGTGGAAGCCGGTGATCGCGGCGGTGAACGGGGTGTGCGCCGGCGGGGGGCTGCACCTGGTCGCCGACGCCGACATCGTCATCGCCGCCGAAAACGCATCGTTCGTCGACCCGCACGTGTCGGTCGGGCAGGCGGTGGCGTATGAGGCCATCACCTTGCTGCGCAAGTCGCCGATGGAGGCGATCACCCGAACGACGCTCAGCGGCAAGGGTGAGCGGATCTCCGCGCAGCGTGCCTACGAGTTGGGCATCATCTCACAGGTCGTTCCTGCCGATCAGCTCCGCGCGGAGGCCGGCCGGCTGGCCGCTGCCGTCGCGACCAATTCACCCACCGCGATGCGCGCCACCAAGAAGGCGCTCTGGCACTCCCTGGAAGTCGGGCTGTCGGAAGCGAGAAATGCCGCGGCTGAGACCATCCGGCGTCTGCGCGACCACCCCGACCACGCCGAGGGCGCACGGGCGTGGCGAGAGAAGCGGCCGGCGCACTGGCACCCACTTGACCCGGTGGAGGTTTCGTGA
- a CDS encoding enoyl-CoA hydratase/isomerase family protein, with protein sequence MSYSSVPGLQAELDGPVLRLTLDRAERRNAVNDTMLDAMVGHLAAAGTDEAVRVIRIDAAGPDFCAGSDLVANNAKSERTPRVGSTQRRLPNKANRLIPLLLETQVPIVAVVRGWAAGLGFHIALASDFCVAAEDARFWEPFMARGFTPDSGAAWLLPRLVGLVHTRRLLMLGEELSGTTAAEWGIIHGAHPDAELDSAAAELVDRLAGAPTVALGLTKWLLQSGNGLDLDRHLHNEAMALELSSRSEDFKEGLAAFRDKRNAQFKGR encoded by the coding sequence GTGAGCTACTCGAGCGTGCCAGGGCTCCAAGCCGAATTGGACGGCCCCGTCCTGCGCCTGACGTTGGACCGGGCCGAAAGACGCAACGCCGTCAACGACACCATGCTCGACGCGATGGTCGGCCACCTCGCCGCGGCCGGAACCGACGAAGCGGTGCGCGTCATCCGCATCGACGCCGCAGGACCGGATTTCTGCGCGGGTTCCGACCTGGTCGCCAACAACGCGAAGTCCGAGCGCACGCCCCGGGTTGGCAGCACCCAGCGCCGGCTGCCCAACAAGGCCAACCGGCTGATCCCGTTGCTACTGGAAACTCAGGTCCCGATCGTCGCCGTGGTCCGCGGCTGGGCGGCCGGCCTGGGTTTCCACATCGCACTGGCATCGGACTTCTGCGTCGCCGCCGAGGATGCCCGGTTCTGGGAACCGTTCATGGCGCGCGGCTTCACCCCCGACAGCGGCGCGGCCTGGCTGCTGCCCCGGCTCGTCGGGCTGGTGCACACCCGCCGCTTGCTGATGCTCGGTGAGGAGCTCTCGGGAACCACCGCCGCCGAGTGGGGGATCATCCACGGCGCTCATCCCGACGCTGAACTCGACTCCGCCGCAGCCGAACTCGTCGACCGACTGGCAGGGGCACCCACGGTGGCGCTGGGCCTCACCAAGTGGCTGCTGCAGAGCGGCAACGGACTCGATCTCGACCGTCATCTACACAACGAAGCGATGGCACTCGAACTGTCTAGCCGCAGTGAGGATTTCAAGGAAGGCCTGGCCGCCTTCCGGGACAAACGCAACGCACAGTTCAAAGGCCGTTGA
- a CDS encoding acyl-CoA dehydrogenase family protein, with translation MSSLPITSETTAAEAVSIVQKWVEAEVPAGWRTAAAEGPAALRSVRTPQDYRDWYPVFARSGLVAPTWLPEHGGLAVGKDVARAIEDVLAPLRLTRLNPLGLNNTAAALFSHGTEEQRRRFLPPIVRNEEKWCQLFSEPGAGSDLASLATRAVRDGDDWVISGQKVWTTWADEADFAILLARTDPDQPKHRGITYFLLDMHQPGVSVRPLRQITGEAEFNEVFLDGARVPDAHRVGDVNDGWRVSASTLSSERQMVSGSGSGGMGRLGGSSAERLISLARETGRWDDPVVRGKIMRLWAQEQIRGWTNARVRAALSAGQSPGAASSIGKVHQATLNQQIQDLMVDLLGTAAVAWPASDDPDELPREVQGMMRSLANSTEGGTTDINKNILGERVLGLPKEPDPWKGKPWKEIPRS, from the coding sequence GTGAGCTCACTGCCGATCACCTCAGAGACCACCGCTGCCGAGGCTGTCAGCATCGTGCAGAAGTGGGTCGAGGCCGAAGTACCCGCCGGCTGGCGCACAGCCGCAGCCGAGGGCCCCGCCGCGCTGCGGTCCGTGCGCACCCCGCAGGATTACCGGGACTGGTATCCGGTTTTCGCTCGCTCCGGCCTGGTGGCGCCGACCTGGCTGCCCGAACACGGCGGCCTCGCCGTAGGCAAGGACGTCGCACGCGCAATCGAGGACGTGCTCGCGCCGCTGCGGCTGACCCGGCTGAACCCGTTGGGGCTCAACAACACCGCCGCGGCGCTGTTCAGCCACGGCACCGAGGAGCAGCGGCGGCGCTTCCTGCCGCCCATCGTGCGCAACGAGGAAAAATGGTGTCAGCTGTTCAGCGAGCCCGGCGCAGGATCCGACCTCGCCTCGCTGGCCACCCGCGCGGTGCGCGACGGCGACGATTGGGTGATCTCCGGACAGAAGGTGTGGACCACCTGGGCCGACGAGGCGGACTTCGCGATCCTGCTCGCCCGTACCGACCCCGATCAGCCCAAACACCGGGGCATCACCTACTTCCTGCTCGACATGCACCAACCCGGCGTTTCAGTGCGGCCGCTGCGGCAGATCACCGGTGAGGCCGAGTTCAACGAGGTCTTCCTCGACGGTGCGCGTGTCCCCGACGCCCATCGGGTCGGAGACGTCAACGACGGTTGGCGGGTCAGCGCCTCGACCCTGTCCAGTGAGCGCCAGATGGTGTCGGGTTCGGGATCCGGTGGCATGGGCCGCCTCGGCGGCTCCAGTGCGGAACGGCTGATCTCGCTCGCCCGCGAAACCGGGCGCTGGGACGACCCCGTGGTACGAGGCAAGATCATGCGCCTGTGGGCCCAGGAGCAGATCCGCGGCTGGACCAACGCGCGTGTGCGCGCGGCGCTTTCGGCCGGTCAATCGCCAGGTGCGGCGTCCTCCATCGGCAAGGTCCACCAGGCCACGCTCAACCAGCAGATCCAGGATCTCATGGTGGATCTGTTGGGCACGGCCGCGGTGGCCTGGCCGGCGTCCGACGATCCGGACGAGCTGCCTCGCGAGGTACAGGGCATGATGCGCAGCCTCGCCAACAGCACCGAGGGCGGCACCACTGACATCAACAAGAACATTCTCGGTGAGCGCGTACTCGGCCTGCCCAAAGAGCCGGACCCGTGGAAGGGCAAGCCCTGGAAAGAGATTCCGCGCTCATGA